GACATCTCTTCCTCAACAACACTATCAGTTAAACTGAATCCAAAGACAATGGTTTAGGATGTACATAACGGTAACTAATAGCGATAAACACTCCAAAGATCGAACCTTTTGAGTTTGGCGTAGGCCTGTGCTCGACGCTCCTGAATCTCGAGCAGTCTCCGAAGCAAAACCAGAGTTCGAGACGAACCAACCGTGGAGCTACTAGACCCGCCGCGTTCGATTTCCATTTCTCCGGCGAGGGAGGAGTCTCTGATCGAAACCTTCTTCTGAAAATCTTCAGCACTCATCCTCCtccgatctttctttctctctttcaacTTCTCAAACACGACAGAAACAAATAGAAACCGACTCGAACCGTTAAATTTAATCTCTTTCATACCGAGTCCGGTTATTAACTTATTGAAAACCGGTTTAAACCGGtttgacttttattttaaatgattggCTTTAACAGTTCCGACCAATCTGGTGGTCTGCGTTTTCAAAAGTAGTGGCCTTTGAATGATTCCCTGTAATAATAATATTCTTTTCTCGTATAATTATTCTCTCTTCTCCTCGTTTTCTCCGTGAGCGGCGAGAAGAGTTCTGAAATCTTCAGGTTTGTCTCTGTTTCTATAATCTGATATTTGATCGGTCGTTGAATATGAATCGAAGTCACGTGACTTTACTCCTTGTCAATACATTCCGAGTCCGATCTTGTCTAAGTATTTAGTCAATCGATGTGAAAAGTATGAATCTTTAATAGATCTCTGCATCGTTATTGCAGGGGAAGAAGCAATGTCTGCGGAGGAGAAGAGAAGACCATTGATGATGGGAGGAAGAGACTCATCATCACCATCTGACCGGAACCTCCCGGATTTCAAAAAATCAGTGAAGCTCAAGTACGTCAAGCTAGGCTACCACTACCTCATCACGCACGGCATGTACCTCCTCCTCTCccctctcctcctcctcatcgCCGCTCAAGTCTCCACCTTCTCCCGCGCCGACCTCGCCACCCTCTGGGACCATCTCCAGTACAATCTCATCTCCGTGATCCTCTGCTCCACCCTCCTCGTCTTCATAACGACCATCTACGTCATGACTCGTCCCCGTCCCGTCTACTTGGTCGACTTCTCGTGCTATAAACCCGACGACGCTCGCAAATGCACTAAGAAGATCTTCATGGAACGGTCGAAGCTCACTGGATCATTCACTGAGGAGAATCTTGAGTTCCAGAGGAAGATTCTCCAGCGTTCGGGGCTTGGGGAGGCTACTTACTTGCCTGAGGCTGTCCTCAACGTCCCTCCGAATCCTTGTATGGCGGAAGCTAGGAAGGAAGCTGAGGCTGTGATGTTTGGAGCTATCGACGAGCTTCTTGCTAAGACCAATGTGAATCCTAAGGATATTGGGATCTTGATTGTTAACTGCAGTCTTTTTAATCCGACGCCTTCTTTGTCTGCTATGATTGTTAATCACTATAAGCTCCGTGGGAATATACTCAGCTACAACTTGGGAGGAATGGGATGCAGCGCGGGGTTGATATCGATCGACCTCGCCAAGCATCTTCTCAACTCTATCCCCAACACTTACGCTATGGTGATAAGCATGGAGAATATCACTTTGAACTGGTACTTCGGTAACGACAGGTCGAAGCTTGTTTCTAATTGTTTGTTTAGAATGGGAGGTGCGGCGGTTCTTCTCTCGAATAAAAGATGGGACAGGAGGAGGTCGAAGTACGAGCTTGTTGATACTGTTAGGACGCATAAGGGAGCTGATGATAAATGCTTCGGCTGCGTAACTCAAGAAGAGGATTCCGCGAGCAAGGTTGGTGTGACACTGTCCAAAGATCTAATGGCTGTTGCGGGAGATGCGTTAAAGACGAACATCACTACGCTAGGACCGCTGGTTTTGCCGACGTCCGAGCAGCTTCTGTTCTTTGCGACGTTGGTGGGGAGGAAGCTATTCAAGATGAAGATCAAGCCGTACATACCTGACTTTAAGCTAGCGTTTGAGCATTTCTGTATTCACGCGGGAGGGAGAGCGGTTCTTGATGAGCTGGAGAAGAACTTGAAGCTGACTGATTGGCACATGGAGCCCTCGAGGATGACGCTATACCGTTTTGGTAACACGTCGAGTAGCTCTTTGTGGTATGAGTTAGCGTATAGTGAGGCTAAAGGAAGGATCAAGAAAGGTGATAGAATCTGGCAGATTGCTTTTGGTTCGGGGTTTAAGTGCAACAGCTCGGTTTGGAGAGCGGTTAGGTCTGTGAATCCTAAAAAGGAGAAGAATCCGTGGATGGATGAGATTCATGAGTTCCCAGTTGATGTCCCCACGCATGCAACAATCTAGAAACTACTCAGCAAACATTTGTCTATTGTTCAGAGGAGACttctcttgtttttgttttgtattgtttCCATGTTCTCTTGAGTTTTCTTTATCTTTCGAGATTCTGCTTCTCTTCCTAATGAGCTTAGCCTGTTCTTGATTGGTTGACAAATTTGTTAACAttatttcctctttttttttgggttaaaaataaatttcaattttgcAAATGAACTTGTATTCTTTTCACACAAAATGAAGCTATAATCTTCTTATAGATTATGCTTAAAGTTGTATATTGTATCTCTATCTGCTTTGGTTTGTAAAGATCTTTTAAAGCTCACATACACAAGACACAGAGAGGTTTCAAGTTGAACTACTTGCCTTTGGACCGCCTGCGCCGTTTTCCACCAAGGAGTTTAAGCATGTTATCAGTAACATCAGGTGGAGAATCCGCGTCTCCACTGTACTGGTCAGTACTGTTATCAGAGGTATGGGTCAACCAAGCCAAGGCCTCAACAGCTGCATCTTTCTCAGCGAGCGTTTTGTTCCTCTGAGGCTTCCCAACGAACTGCATCCCTTTGAACTCCACAAGCGCTCTAAACTCGTTCGTCTTCAGATGTTTGGTCTTGTACTTTGGAGGTGAGTGTCCAGCTCTCATTAAAAGCGTCTGAAGGAGACTCTTTGGGTTTGTACCGTCTTTGGAGAGTTTGTTGTTCTCTCCTGCTAATTGCGGTTGGCTTGTTGCCCTCTTTGTGTCACGGCCGAATACGAATCTCCCTTCGCATTGGTCTCCAGCTACGAGCTCTTGAACTGCAAGCATCAGGTACTTGCCTTCTTTGTGAATGTCCACGCTTGGATCTTCAAGCtgcatattaagaaaatacttaAAGGTGTTACAAACTACAGTTCGCGCTTTCTTTCATTTTAAAGTTGAAAATTAAAACTCGCCTTCTTCTGAAGAAGCTTGTTGAGTTCTTCCTTCAGCTTCACGTAGGAGTCTGCCAAATTTGGATCCATGAAGAAGTCAATGTACCCGTCAAGCATTTTTAGATGTCCCACCTGTACTCCGGTGCTCAGTGCACCACCAAAAAGGATCAAACTGGAATCAGGGACACCGGTGGAGTCTCTTATGAGCACTGCATTGACCTTCACTTTCTCTCCAAAGACTAGCCAAGGGTATGGAATCGTCGGGAACCTCGAATTAACAGAGTTCTGAAATATAGAAACAGTCAACGAACCATTTAAATAAACAATGGCCGTAACAAGAAACTCAAGATTGAAGAAACTCACCGCATATAGTGATACTTGGCCATCATCCATTGTCTTGAACGACATGGAAGTCTCTCTATGCTGCACAAAAGAAAAGGACAACACAGTAATTTCTCAAAATCCTGTAACAGAAGCAAGGAGACACATGGTTACTTCAAGACTTTACCACAACAGATGCTATCCCGGGGAATAAGCCAGAGCAGATGACAGCGCGGACCAGAGACTGATTGTGACTTAGCTTGTTGTTGAGAGCTGAATCATCGTGTACTAAACCAGCTTCTTTCAGGATATAGTTGAACTGCTTCCTCAGAGAATGTATCGCCTGAAGCGTCTGAGCTGACAGAAAGTTCCTCCAGCAGTACTCGTAAGCCGATCCTTCTCTTTCAGCGTTTTTCCACCCTTCGAAGGCACGAACTAGTGCCATATGGTCGCTGTAGTCTTTCGCTGAGAATCTCAACTTGGCTGATAAAGctaactaaaataaaacaatgaatCATCAGTTCATCAACTAAGATAAACGAACTTTCATCCATGAAACTTTTATACTTACGTCCTTTTTCTCTTGAGGTAGAAGGAAAGGATCTCTGACACTGAGGCCTGATACAATGGTCAGGATCGGATCAAAGCAGTGGAAGATGGCACCCATTATGAGCATTTTCCCTAGCTTGGGATCAACTGGGAGAATCGACAAGAGTTTTCCTAGTTGGAAGAAAACAAGCAGGAGAGTCAGACATGAACATAGATGGATCAGAACATGTTTTGTACAGGACTTAGAACACAAACCAAGATCCGTCAGATTTTCCTTCTCATCCAGTGCTCCGATCATTTTCAGAAATCCAATAGCATTTTGAACC
Above is a window of Brassica napus cultivar Da-Ae chromosome A10, Da-Ae, whole genome shotgun sequence DNA encoding:
- the LOC106419344 gene encoding 3-ketoacyl-CoA synthase 11; this translates as MSAEEKRRPLMMGGRDSSSPSDRNLPDFKKSVKLKYVKLGYHYLITHGMYLLLSPLLLLIAAQVSTFSRADLATLWDHLQYNLISVILCSTLLVFITTIYVMTRPRPVYLVDFSCYKPDDARKCTKKIFMERSKLTGSFTEENLEFQRKILQRSGLGEATYLPEAVLNVPPNPCMAEARKEAEAVMFGAIDELLAKTNVNPKDIGILIVNCSLFNPTPSLSAMIVNHYKLRGNILSYNLGGMGCSAGLISIDLAKHLLNSIPNTYAMVISMENITLNWYFGNDRSKLVSNCLFRMGGAAVLLSNKRWDRRRSKYELVDTVRTHKGADDKCFGCVTQEEDSASKVGVTLSKDLMAVAGDALKTNITTLGPLVLPTSEQLLFFATLVGRKLFKMKIKPYIPDFKLAFEHFCIHAGGRAVLDELEKNLKLTDWHMEPSRMTLYRFGNTSSSSLWYELAYSEAKGRIKKGDRIWQIAFGSGFKCNSSVWRAVRSVNPKKEKNPWMDEIHEFPVDVPTHATI